One part of the Desulfonema ishimotonii genome encodes these proteins:
- a CDS encoding TatD family hydrolase, producing the protein MKLFDSHCHINSSEYDEDFENVLKNMNAAGVAGAMIVGTNRMDSASVVERAAAYPGLFAAVGVHPHDARECSEETLEYLKELTRHPRVRAWGEVGLDFNRMYSPQADQEKWFSRQLDVADELGLPLIFHERDSEGRFLEMLRSRYSGGRDGVVHCFSGNRAELDAYLEMGLHIGITGVLTLLKRGGQLRTLVPHIPAERLLVETDAPYLTPAPHKNKTRRNEPAFVRATLLKLAGVRGEDPEALAEIIWANTCRLYGIEVPAKLNISPATFRV; encoded by the coding sequence ATGAAATTATTTGACAGCCACTGCCACATCAATTCTTCGGAATATGACGAAGATTTTGAAAATGTGCTAAAAAATATGAATGCGGCAGGCGTTGCCGGGGCCATGATTGTGGGAACCAACAGGATGGATTCGGCCAGCGTTGTGGAGCGGGCAGCGGCTTATCCGGGACTTTTTGCCGCAGTGGGGGTGCATCCCCATGACGCACGGGAATGCTCCGAAGAAACCCTTGAATATCTGAAAGAACTGACCCGGCATCCCAGGGTCCGGGCATGGGGCGAGGTCGGGCTTGATTTCAACCGGATGTATTCCCCGCAGGCGGATCAGGAAAAGTGGTTTTCCCGGCAGCTTGACGTGGCCGATGAACTGGGGCTTCCCCTGATTTTTCACGAACGGGACAGCGAAGGGCGTTTCCTGGAGATGCTCCGCTCCCGGTATTCCGGTGGCAGGGACGGCGTGGTGCATTGTTTCAGCGGCAACCGGGCCGAACTGGACGCCTATCTGGAGATGGGATTGCACATCGGCATCACGGGGGTGCTGACCCTGCTGAAACGGGGCGGGCAGTTGCGGACGCTGGTTCCGCATATCCCGGCAGAGCGGCTTCTGGTGGAAACCGATGCGCCCTATCTGACGCCTGCGCCCCATAAAAACAAGACCCGGCGCAACGAACCGGCCTTTGTCCGTGCCACCCTGCTGAAGCTGGCCGGGGTGCGGGGGGAAGATCCCGAAGCGCTGGCGGAGATCATATGGGCCAATACCTGCCGGTTGTACGGAATCGAAGTGCCTGCGAAACTGAACATCAGCCCCGCGACATTCCGGGTCTGA
- a CDS encoding vWA domain-containing protein, which produces MFTDFFYTLKNAGIPVSPTSFLTLQKALNKGLINSLNDFYTASRAILVKSERYFDLFDQVFAHRFEGAELPDIGGVEIDEMARTLLEEWLKNPKLLAKALDEDEEKLSRMTPAELIDYFRERLKEQTEAHHGGSKWIGTGGTSPTGHSGYHPGGMRVGGVSRNKSAVKVAMDRRYRDYSLEGPLTQAMMGEALKRLRNMIPSGPKDRVNVDETIYQTMKNAGEIEIIFEQSLKDRLKVILAIDNGGWSMDPYIPVVQTLFDYARAQFKELKTYFFHNTIYDNIWGDPARYRKPKKVSEFARFDPETRLIILGDASMAPYELMTADGSIHLEERSGRPSIEQLRFLSETFPRCVWLNPVPERMWGYTRTITMIRGIFPMFELSIDGLESAISHLMTKS; this is translated from the coding sequence ATGTTTACAGACTTTTTTTATACGTTAAAAAATGCAGGCATTCCGGTCAGCCCCACCTCTTTTCTGACATTGCAGAAGGCGCTGAACAAAGGACTGATCAACTCATTGAACGACTTTTACACGGCATCACGCGCCATTCTGGTCAAGAGCGAGCGGTATTTTGACCTCTTTGACCAGGTTTTTGCCCATCGCTTTGAGGGGGCCGAGTTGCCCGATATCGGAGGGGTTGAGATCGACGAGATGGCGCGGACCCTGCTGGAGGAGTGGCTGAAAAATCCCAAACTGCTTGCAAAGGCCCTGGATGAGGATGAGGAGAAACTGAGCCGGATGACGCCGGCGGAGCTGATTGATTATTTCAGGGAGCGGCTGAAAGAGCAGACCGAGGCCCATCACGGCGGCAGCAAATGGATCGGCACCGGCGGCACTTCTCCCACAGGTCACTCCGGGTATCATCCGGGCGGAATGCGCGTGGGCGGCGTCTCCCGGAACAAATCTGCCGTGAAGGTCGCCATGGACCGGCGGTACAGGGATTACTCCCTGGAGGGACCGCTGACCCAGGCCATGATGGGCGAGGCCCTCAAGCGGCTGCGGAACATGATCCCGTCCGGCCCCAAAGACCGGGTCAACGTGGATGAGACCATTTATCAGACCATGAAAAACGCAGGGGAGATTGAGATTATCTTTGAGCAGAGCCTGAAGGACCGGCTCAAGGTGATCCTCGCCATCGACAACGGCGGATGGTCAATGGACCCCTATATTCCCGTGGTTCAGACTCTTTTTGACTATGCCAGGGCGCAGTTCAAGGAGCTGAAGACCTATTTTTTCCACAACACCATATACGACAATATCTGGGGGGACCCGGCCCGGTACCGCAAGCCGAAGAAAGTGTCCGAATTCGCCCGGTTTGACCCGGAAACCCGCCTCATCATCCTCGGAGATGCCAGCATGGCCCCCTACGAGCTGATGACGGCAGACGGCTCCATTCACCTGGAGGAGCGCAGCGGCAGGCCGAGCATTGAGCAGCTCCGGTTTCTGTCCGAAACCTTTCCCCGTTGCGTCTGGCTCAACCCCGTGCCCGAACGCATGTGGGGCTACACCCGGACCATTACCATGATCCGTGGAATTTTCCCCATGTTCGAGCTGTCCATTGACGGGCTGGAAAGCGCCATCAGCCACCTGATGACAAAATCCTGA
- a CDS encoding helix-turn-helix domain-containing protein, with protein sequence MKYVRELTEAELETLEFIRSSYPGARVRNRAHAIILSHKRYALQDIADICNMTRQTASSTINKWEKAGIGGLYDAPRSGRPKALSAEDEAFIFEMAEASPRAVLRLRRAIENQTGKKISDSTLRRTLKKMPEKTDRKIGQKKTE encoded by the coding sequence ATGAAATATGTCCGTGAACTGACAGAAGCCGAACTGGAAACACTGGAGTTCATCCGCAGCAGTTATCCGGGGGCCAGGGTGCGTAACCGAGCCCATGCCATTATTCTGAGTCATAAACGCTATGCCCTGCAGGATATTGCTGATATTTGCAACATGACCCGTCAGACAGCCTCTTCCACAATCAACAAGTGGGAAAAAGCAGGCATCGGCGGCCTGTATGATGCCCCCCGCTCCGGCAGGCCGAAAGCCCTTTCCGCCGAAGATGAGGCCTTCATTTTTGAAATGGCTGAGGCGTCGCCCCGCGCTGTCCTTCGCCTCCGCCGGGCCATTGAAAATCAGACGGGCAAAAAGATCAGTGACTCAACGCTCAGACGCACTTTAAAAAAAATGCCGGAGAAAACAGACCGGAAAATCGGTCAGAAAAAAACAGAATAA
- a CDS encoding sodium ion-translocating decarboxylase subunit beta, whose amino-acid sequence MIENILSLFKTTGIFYVTPGMLIMWAIGLLLIYLAIKKEYEPLLLLPIGFGIIIANLPMADLMKPEEGLLWKFYHFGIQWEIIPPLIFLGLGALTDFGPLLARPSLIFLGAGAQAGVYFTFFIAWLMGFDLKEAASIGIIGGADGPTTIFLTSKLAPHLLGSCAVAAYSYMALVPIIQPPIMKMLTTKNERCIRMKKTRKVSALEKLLFPIISAIIIIILVPASAPLIAMFMLGNLFREAKVVDRLSHAAQNELMNIVTIFLGLPIGATMNADNFLQPKVIFIFCLGLIAFMISTATGVLLAKLMNLFLKEKNRINPLLGAAGVSAVPMAARVVHKVGAEADKKNYLLMYAMGPNVAGVIGTVIAAGIFLTVIR is encoded by the coding sequence ATGATCGAGAACATCCTGTCACTGTTCAAAACTACCGGAATTTTCTATGTCACGCCGGGAATGCTGATCATGTGGGCCATCGGCCTGCTCCTGATCTATCTGGCCATTAAAAAGGAATATGAGCCGCTGCTGCTGCTGCCCATCGGGTTCGGCATCATCATCGCCAACCTGCCCATGGCGGATCTGATGAAGCCGGAAGAGGGGCTGCTGTGGAAATTCTACCATTTCGGAATTCAGTGGGAGATCATTCCGCCGCTGATTTTCCTGGGGCTGGGCGCCCTGACCGATTTCGGGCCGCTGCTGGCCAGGCCCTCTCTGATTTTCCTCGGCGCCGGTGCCCAGGCCGGCGTCTATTTTACCTTTTTCATCGCCTGGCTCATGGGCTTTGACCTGAAAGAGGCGGCCTCCATTGGCATTATCGGCGGTGCGGACGGGCCCACCACCATTTTTCTGACCTCCAAGCTGGCCCCCCATCTGCTGGGGAGTTGCGCGGTGGCAGCCTATTCCTACATGGCGCTGGTGCCCATTATCCAGCCGCCGATCATGAAGATGCTGACCACCAAAAACGAACGCTGCATCCGCATGAAGAAAACACGGAAGGTCAGCGCCCTTGAGAAACTGCTCTTTCCCATCATCTCCGCAATTATCATCATCATCCTCGTGCCCGCGTCCGCACCCCTGATTGCCATGTTCATGCTGGGGAATCTGTTCCGTGAGGCCAAAGTCGTGGATCGCCTGAGCCATGCGGCCCAGAATGAGCTGATGAACATCGTGACCATTTTCCTGGGACTGCCGATCGGTGCAACCATGAACGCGGATAATTTTCTTCAGCCCAAGGTGATTTTCATCTTCTGCCTGGGGCTGATCGCCTTTATGATCAGCACAGCCACCGGCGTTCTCCTGGCCAAGCTGATGAACCTCTTTCTGAAGGAAAAGAACAGGATCAATCCCCTGCTGGGGGCTGCCGGGGTGTCGGCGGTGCCCATGGCCGCGCGGGTCGTTCACAAGGTGGGGGCCGAGGCGGACAAGAAAAATTATCTGCTCATGTATGCAATGGGCCCGAACGTGGCCGGTGTGATCGGCACGGTGATCGCCGCCGGAATTTTTCTGACGGTGATCAGATAA
- a CDS encoding acetyl-CoA carboxylase biotin carboxyl carrier protein subunit, whose product MAEDIIAPLAGKIVKMYLEVGATVEEDDDALVIEAMKMETPIYVPCDGTVKEIKVKEGDNVEEDDVLAIIG is encoded by the coding sequence ATGGCAGAAGACATCATCGCCCCGCTCGCGGGCAAGATCGTAAAAATGTATCTGGAGGTCGGCGCCACGGTGGAAGAGGATGACGATGCGCTGGTCATCGAAGCCATGAAGATGGAAACACCGATCTATGTTCCCTGTGACGGCACGGTCAAAGAGATCAAAGTCAAAGAAGGCGACAACGTCGAAGAAGATGACGTGCTGGCAATTATCGGATAA
- a CDS encoding acyl-CoA carboxylase subunit beta encodes MRPYFEKMPEFGKALKKGQLKRTEANLEAVRAEEANIEAEVEKVKNAGFPTEKINARGQMTVWQRLEYLVDEGTWCPLHTLYNPADNVEGTTNVIDGIGRISGRWAVIIGFDNKVMAGAWLAGQSENILRVTDLAKRLNVPLIWLVNCSGAKLPEQEKFYANRRGAGTPFFRHAELEQLGIPVLAGIYGTNPAGGGYQSISPTVLFAHKNCNIAVGGAGIVSGMAPKGHFDLEMAEAIIDKAKHFKSVPPGRVEIHHDHTGFFRYVFEEEQGVLDGLKDYMTKLPAYDPEFFQVAEPKPPKFPTEEIARLLPMEQKTVYDFNEILARLADGSEQMEFRPDYGPEVYTGLIKVNGFLVACIANRQGYLGKEYPEYADYPGFGGKLYRQGMIKMNEFITLCGRDRLPVIWFQDTTGIDVGDDAEKAELLGLGMSQIYSIQQTDVPMMLVVLRKGSAAAHYVLGGPTANRHNAFTLGTVASEIYVMHGETAAVATYSRRLVKEQAAGNPLEPVIDKMNTLAQEYHDKSRPLFCAKTGLVDEIVPMGAIRKYMEAFTASAYQNPKSICPHHQMILPRIIKG; translated from the coding sequence ATGAGACCGTATTTTGAAAAAATGCCGGAGTTCGGCAAAGCGCTGAAGAAGGGCCAGCTCAAACGGACCGAGGCCAATCTTGAGGCCGTCCGGGCCGAAGAGGCCAACATCGAAGCGGAAGTTGAAAAGGTGAAAAACGCCGGTTTCCCGACGGAGAAGATCAATGCCAGGGGGCAGATGACGGTCTGGCAGCGTCTGGAATATCTGGTGGACGAGGGCACCTGGTGTCCGCTCCACACCCTCTACAACCCGGCGGACAATGTCGAGGGAACCACCAATGTCATCGACGGCATCGGCAGGATCTCCGGCCGGTGGGCCGTCATTATCGGCTTTGACAACAAGGTCATGGCCGGTGCGTGGCTGGCGGGTCAGTCTGAAAATATCCTGCGGGTGACCGATCTGGCCAAACGGCTCAACGTGCCGCTGATCTGGCTGGTCAATTGCAGCGGCGCCAAATTGCCGGAACAGGAGAAATTCTATGCCAACCGGCGCGGCGCGGGAACGCCCTTTTTCAGGCATGCCGAACTGGAACAGCTCGGCATTCCGGTGCTGGCCGGTATCTACGGCACCAACCCGGCCGGCGGCGGCTATCAGAGCATCAGCCCCACGGTGCTGTTTGCCCACAAAAACTGCAATATCGCGGTGGGCGGCGCGGGGATCGTCAGCGGCATGGCCCCCAAAGGCCATTTTGACCTTGAGATGGCCGAGGCGATTATTGACAAGGCCAAGCATTTCAAGTCCGTGCCCCCGGGCCGGGTGGAGATTCACCATGACCACACCGGCTTTTTCCGCTATGTGTTTGAGGAGGAGCAGGGCGTTCTGGACGGCCTGAAAGACTATATGACAAAGCTTCCGGCCTATGATCCGGAATTTTTCCAGGTTGCCGAACCCAAACCGCCCAAATTCCCTACAGAGGAGATTGCCCGCCTGCTGCCGATGGAGCAGAAGACGGTGTACGATTTTAATGAAATTCTGGCGCGTCTGGCGGACGGCAGCGAGCAGATGGAGTTCCGCCCGGACTACGGCCCCGAAGTCTACACCGGTCTCATAAAGGTCAACGGTTTCCTGGTGGCCTGCATCGCCAACCGGCAGGGCTACCTGGGCAAAGAGTATCCCGAATACGCCGATTATCCGGGGTTCGGCGGCAAGCTCTACCGCCAGGGCATGATCAAGATGAACGAGTTTATCACCCTGTGCGGCCGGGACCGGCTGCCGGTTATCTGGTTTCAGGATACCACAGGGATCGACGTGGGCGATGATGCGGAAAAGGCCGAGCTGCTCGGACTGGGCATGTCCCAGATTTACTCCATCCAGCAGACCGATGTGCCCATGATGCTGGTGGTCCTGCGCAAGGGCAGTGCGGCTGCGCACTATGTCCTGGGCGGGCCGACCGCCAACCGGCACAATGCCTTTACCCTGGGCACCGTCGCCAGTGAGATCTATGTCATGCACGGCGAGACGGCGGCTGTGGCGACCTACTCCCGCAGGCTGGTGAAGGAACAGGCCGCCGGGAATCCCTTGGAGCCGGTGATTGATAAGATGAACACGCTGGCGCAGGAGTACCACGATAAATCCCGTCCCCTGTTCTGTGCCAAAACCGGCTTGGTGGACGAGATTGTCCCCATGGGGGCGATCCGCAAATACATGGAAGCCTTTACCGCCTCAGCCTATCAGAATCCGAAATCCATCTGCCCGCACCATCAGATGATTCTCCCCAGAATTATCAAAGGGTAA
- the prmA gene encoding 50S ribosomal protein L11 methyltransferase, whose amino-acid sequence MKWIQAKVTFDVEDRDLATDLISDIFYDFGLQGVVVESTVPDTTADWADGAETLPEADSVSGYFARNEQYEARRAGLETALARLSAVNGIDTQVTYDEIDEEDWAESWKEYFWPEKISDRIVVKPTWRDYQAGPDEMVLEIDPGMAFGTGTHPTTALCIRLIETRMRPGTDLLDVGTGSGILMIAAQKLGAALTVGVDSDAVAVGVARKNLLLNNISPERFDVRGGNLVDVVHRKFDMVVANILSEVILVLLDDIRTVLAEEGLFIGSGIISANREKVVCRMRELGFDILEVREEEGWVAIVGRLKHS is encoded by the coding sequence ATGAAGTGGATACAGGCAAAAGTCACCTTTGACGTTGAGGACAGAGATCTGGCAACCGACCTGATTTCAGATATTTTCTATGACTTCGGCCTTCAGGGGGTTGTTGTGGAGAGTACGGTACCGGATACCACAGCGGACTGGGCCGACGGCGCTGAGACGCTGCCGGAGGCCGATTCGGTCAGCGGCTACTTTGCCCGGAACGAACAGTACGAGGCAAGACGGGCCGGACTGGAAACCGCTCTGGCGCGCCTGTCGGCAGTGAACGGCATTGACACACAGGTCACCTATGACGAAATCGACGAGGAGGACTGGGCCGAGTCCTGGAAGGAATATTTCTGGCCGGAGAAGATCAGCGACCGGATCGTGGTCAAACCCACCTGGCGGGACTATCAGGCCGGGCCGGATGAAATGGTGCTGGAAATTGATCCGGGCATGGCCTTTGGCACCGGCACCCACCCCACCACGGCGCTCTGCATCCGGCTGATCGAAACCCGGATGCGTCCCGGAACAGACCTTCTGGACGTGGGTACCGGCTCCGGCATTCTGATGATCGCCGCCCAGAAGCTGGGGGCCGCTCTGACTGTGGGCGTTGACAGCGACGCCGTGGCCGTTGGGGTGGCCCGGAAAAACCTGCTGCTCAACAACATCAGCCCGGAGCGCTTCGACGTCAGGGGCGGCAACCTTGTGGACGTGGTTCACCGGAAATTCGACATGGTGGTGGCCAATATTCTCTCGGAGGTGATTCTCGTCCTGCTGGACGATATCAGGACGGTGCTGGCGGAAGAGGGGTTGTTCATCGGCTCCGGGATCATCAGCGCAAACCGGGAAAAAGTGGTCTGCCGGATGCGGGAACTCGGTTTTGATATATTGGAAGTCCGGGAGGAAGAGGGCTGGGTTGCCATCGTCGGTCGCCTGAAACATTCATAG
- a CDS encoding radical SAM protein → MQHRKKTNHKNKNQLITALVANREGEIFELEGYAAVGMAASLYEPLTIGRTVPMPYGGELMYLPTRSPIVCNMKTGEIERLIENPYLPGDPIFPVAAFNSPGYVQAWLSAYVEDQPAVPLPLFSYGAVGWHEGEFRSAVICVDSEPRQDLRRMQREKIVAGVRQMRKVMPENRLRKHLEKCALEYGCPAGKNFFLSRYEAPLPTSRACNARCMGCISLQKDSDIPCSQNRISFTPSPPEIAEVALEHIGRVKKSVVSFGQGCEGDPLLAADVIEPAIRRIRETTPEGTINMNTNGSLPDVLEKLFDAGLDSIRVSMNSVREACYTAYFRPAGYTFRDVLKSIDLALGRGKFVAINYLNCPGFTDSPEEAEAFIRFREQHPVHLIQWRNLNFDPIRYWKAMNEVATHSTPIGMKTLLHRIRGLFPDLRYGYFNPPKEKWGPKRGKRVI, encoded by the coding sequence ATGCAGCACAGAAAAAAAACAAATCATAAAAATAAGAATCAGTTAATTACAGCGCTTGTGGCGAACCGGGAGGGCGAAATTTTCGAGCTGGAGGGCTATGCGGCTGTCGGCATGGCGGCCTCGCTCTACGAGCCGCTCACCATCGGCAGGACCGTTCCCATGCCCTATGGCGGAGAGCTGATGTATCTGCCCACCAGAAGCCCCATTGTCTGCAACATGAAAACCGGCGAAATCGAACGGCTGATTGAAAACCCCTATCTGCCCGGCGATCCGATTTTCCCGGTAGCGGCCTTCAACTCACCGGGCTATGTGCAGGCCTGGCTCAGCGCATATGTGGAGGATCAGCCGGCAGTCCCCCTTCCGCTTTTTTCCTACGGCGCGGTCGGATGGCATGAGGGGGAATTCCGGTCTGCGGTCATCTGCGTTGACAGCGAACCGAGACAGGATCTGAGACGGATGCAGCGGGAAAAAATCGTTGCCGGTGTCCGGCAGATGCGCAAAGTCATGCCGGAAAACCGCCTCAGAAAACATCTGGAGAAATGTGCCCTGGAATACGGCTGCCCGGCCGGGAAAAACTTCTTCCTGAGCCGCTACGAAGCCCCGCTGCCCACCTCCCGCGCCTGCAACGCCCGGTGCATGGGCTGCATATCCCTTCAGAAAGATTCGGACATCCCATGCAGCCAGAACCGGATCAGCTTTACCCCTTCGCCCCCGGAAATCGCGGAAGTGGCCCTTGAACACATTGGCCGGGTGAAAAAAAGCGTCGTCAGCTTCGGTCAGGGATGTGAGGGTGATCCGCTGCTGGCCGCCGATGTCATTGAACCGGCCATCCGCAGAATCCGGGAGACAACGCCCGAAGGTACGATCAACATGAATACCAACGGCAGTCTGCCGGATGTGCTGGAGAAGCTGTTCGATGCGGGTCTCGACAGCATACGGGTCAGCATGAACAGCGTCCGGGAAGCGTGTTACACCGCCTATTTCCGCCCCGCCGGCTACACCTTCCGGGACGTACTCAAAAGCATTGATCTGGCCCTTGGGCGGGGAAAATTTGTGGCCATCAACTATCTGAACTGCCCCGGTTTTACGGATTCGCCCGAAGAGGCCGAGGCGTTTATCCGCTTCAGGGAACAGCATCCGGTTCATCTGATCCAGTGGCGCAACCTCAACTTCGACCCGATCCGGTACTGGAAGGCGATGAACGAAGTGGCCACCCACAGCACGCCCATCGGCATGAAAACGCTGCTTCACCGGATACGCGGCCTTTTTCCCGATCTGAGATACGGGTATTTCAATCCCCCGAAGGAAAAATGGGGACCAAAGAGAGGGAAAAGAGTAATATGA